A genome region from Tenebrio molitor chromosome 4, icTenMoli1.1, whole genome shotgun sequence includes the following:
- the LOC138128765 gene encoding zinc finger Y-chromosomal protein 1-like isoform X4: MANLEHTGNILKCECGRIYHCDSCSYVSRSPFLHQFPSFSCETNSLERYNCKECDFGSDLVIILNQHIREHHRGWIEEPKNDVAVKSYICRKCSFETYSALVWIKHLDTLCFKTKEYFEKVTFGSDAKLHLSREDIQWFRCHKCNYETNRRYILKRHNRMKHTSNEETSRFQCEKCGYVTNREYNLKRHISRHKSDEEEIQSGSGLRCDKCDFTAKHRCRMKYHKLIKHTSDEEALWLHCDQCSYKTKLKCSLRRHMNLHKSDEEANWFYCFNCEYRTRRKGNLRRHMLVKHTTPEAVQWFACDECPYQSKTKDDLQKHEKLHHSDVAVEWWKCDKCDFKARQRYRIKHHKLIKHTSDEKVLWLQCEQCSYKTKLKSSLKRHIMALHKSDEEANWFYCCNCEYRTRRKGNLTRHMLVKHATSEAVQWFACDKCQYQAITKYDLYRHAKLHNSEVAVKIKKRMEWLKCDKCDFKARQRCRLRQHEQSKHTPNEEGVWFQCEQCSYKTIRKDNLKCHVNLHKPDEEAEWFYCLNCEHRTKSKQSLNYHIQLKHTTSEAVQWFTCDKCQCKFKTKSYLNRHQKLSHSSKEVQVL, translated from the coding sequence ATGGCAAATTTGGAACATACAGGGAACATCCTGAAATGTGAATGCGGAAGGATTTACCACTGCGACAGCTGTTCTTACGTGAGCAGATCACCTTTCTTACACCAGTTCCCATCATTCAGTTGCGAAACAAACTCTCTAGAAAGGTACAACTGCAAAGAGTGTGATTTTGGAAGCGATcttgtgataattttgaatcaaCACATCAGAGAACATCACAGAGGGTGGATCGAGGAACCGAAAAATGACGTTGCAGTAAAAAGCTACATCTGTCGAAAATGTTCGTTCGAAACATATTCAGCGTTAGTGTGGATCAAACACTTGGATACTTTGTGTTTTAAGACGAAAGAATATTTTGAGAAAGTAACGTTTGGTAGCGATGCAAAACTGCATCTCTCCAGAGAAGACATTCAATGGTTCAGGTGCCACAAATGCAACTACGAGACAAATCGAAGATACATATTAAAACGTCACAACCGGATGAAACACACGTCAAATGAAGAAACATCTCGGTTTCAATGTGAAAAGTGCGGTTACGTAACAAACCGAGAATACAATCTTAAACGTCACATATCTCGACACAAATCTGATGAAGAAGAGATCCAATCAGGATCAGGATTGAGGTGTGACAAGTGCGACTTCACAGCAAAACACAGATGCAGAATGAAGTACCACAAACTGATCAAACACACATCAGACGAAGAAGCGTTGTGGCTGCACTGCGATCAGTGCtcttacaaaacaaaactgaaatgCTCTCTTAGACGTCACATGAATCTGCACAAATCCGACGAAGAAGCAAATTGGTTTTACTGTTTCAATTGTGAGTACAGGACTCGGAGGAAAGGAAACTTGAGACGTCACATGTTGGTGAAACACACCACACCCGAAGCTGTGCAGTGGTTTGCTTGCGACGAGTGTCCGTACCAGTCCAAAACCAAGGACGACTTGCAGAAACACGAAAAACTGCACCATTCGGACGTAGCCGTTGAATGGTGGAAGTGCGACAAATGCGACTTCAAAGCAAGACAAAGATACAGAATAAAGCATCACAAACTGATCAAACACACATCAGACGAAAAAGTGTTGTGGCTGCAGTGCGAACAGTGCtcttacaaaacaaaactgaaatcCTCTCTCAAACGTCACATTATGGCTCTTCACAAATCCGACGAAGAAGCAAACTGGTTTTACTGCTGCAATTGTGAGTACAGGACTCGGAGGAAAGGAAACTTGACACGTCACATGTTGGTGAAACACGCCACATCCGAAGCTGTGCAGTGGTTTGCTTGTGACAAGTGTCAGTACCAGGCTATAACCAAATACGACTTGTACAGACACGCAAAACTGCACAATTCGGAGGTAGCTGTGAAGATCAAAAAGAGGATGGAATGGTTGAAGTGCGACAAATGTGACTTCAAGGCAAGGCAAAGGTGCCGGCTAAGGCAACACGAGCAGTCCAAACATACGCCGAACGAAGAGGGGGTGTGGTTTCAATGTGAGCAGTGCTCCTACAAAACAATACGGAAAGACAACCTGAAATGTCACGTGAACCTGCACAAACCCGACGAAGAAGCGGAATGGTTCTATTGCTTAAACTGCGAGCACAGGACGAAGAGTAAGCAGAGTCTGAATTATCATATACAGCTCAAGCACACCACATCGGAAGCTGTGCAATGGTTCACTTGTGACAAGTGCCAGTGCAAGTTTAAGACGAAATCTTACCTGAACAGGCACCAAAAACTGTCGCATTCTTCCAAAGAAGTTCAAGTGTTATAG